A region from the Coffea eugenioides isolate CCC68of chromosome 9, Ceug_1.0, whole genome shotgun sequence genome encodes:
- the LOC113783036 gene encoding histidine biosynthesis bifunctional protein hisIE, chloroplastic isoform X1 produces MAFSYSCFSSFQTQKISFRCNPGFGGYCYGGRLKSRSCYPVLACMKKLDQASLSGPKFDILLDSIKWDDKGLAVAIAQNVDTGAVLMQGFANKDALLTTISSRKATFYSRSRSTLWTKGETSLNFINVSEIFLDCDRDSIMYLGKPDGPTCHTGSETCYFTSIDDMISSQAEENKLALTTLYALESTINQRKEDRGSANGKPSWTKRLLLDDNLLCSKIREEADELCRTLEENEEKTRTASEMADVLYHAMVLLAKRGVKVEDVLQILRVRFSQSGIEEKKNRKA; encoded by the exons ATGGCATTCTCTTATTcatgttttagtagttttcaGACCCAAAAGATTTCCTTTAGATGCAACCCTGGTTTTGGTGGTTATTGTTATGGTGGGAGGCTCAAGAGCAGATCCTGCTACCCTGTTCTTGCTTGCATGAAAAAATTGGATCAAGCTTCACTCAGTGGACCTAAG TTTGACATACTTTTAGATAGCATCAAATGGGATGACAAAGGGTTGGCTGTGGCAATAGCTCAAAATGTTGATACAGGAGCTGTCTTAATGCAAGGCTTTGCCAATAAAGATGCACTTCTGACAACCATATCTTCACGTAAGGCGACATTCTATAGCAGGTCGCGATCAACTTTGTGGACAAAGGGAGAGACTTCCTTGAATTTCATTAATGTCAGCGAAATCTTCTTAGATTGTGATCGTGATTCT ATAATGTACCTTGGGAAGCCTGATGGACCAACCTGCCACACTGGATCTGAGACTTGCTATTTTACGTCCATTGATGACATGATCAGCTCACAG GCAGAGGAAAATAAGCTAGCATTGACAACTTTATATGCCTTAGAATCAACCATTAATCAACGCAAAGAGGACAGAGGATCCGCAAATGGAAAGCCATCTTGGACGAAGCGCTTATTGCTTGATGACAACTTGCTGTGTTCAAAAATCCG GGAGGAGGCTGATGAACTATGTCGCACGCTGGAGGAAAATGAGGAGAAGACAAGGACTGCCTCAGAGATGGCAGATGTGCTCTACCATGCCATGGTTTTGCTGGCAAAGAGGGGAGTTAAAGTTGAGGATGTCCTGCAAATCTTGAGAGTGAGGTTTTCCCAATCAGgcattgaggaaaagaaaaatcgcAAAGCATAG
- the LOC113783036 gene encoding histidine biosynthesis bifunctional protein hisIE, chloroplastic isoform X2 — protein MQGFANKDALLTTISSRKATFYSRSRSTLWTKGETSLNFINVSEIFLDCDRDSIMYLGKPDGPTCHTGSETCYFTSIDDMISSQAEENKLALTTLYALESTINQRKEDRGSANGKPSWTKRLLLDDNLLCSKIREEADELCRTLEENEEKTRTASEMADVLYHAMVLLAKRGVKVEDVLQILRVRFSQSGIEEKKNRKA, from the exons ATGCAAGGCTTTGCCAATAAAGATGCACTTCTGACAACCATATCTTCACGTAAGGCGACATTCTATAGCAGGTCGCGATCAACTTTGTGGACAAAGGGAGAGACTTCCTTGAATTTCATTAATGTCAGCGAAATCTTCTTAGATTGTGATCGTGATTCT ATAATGTACCTTGGGAAGCCTGATGGACCAACCTGCCACACTGGATCTGAGACTTGCTATTTTACGTCCATTGATGACATGATCAGCTCACAG GCAGAGGAAAATAAGCTAGCATTGACAACTTTATATGCCTTAGAATCAACCATTAATCAACGCAAAGAGGACAGAGGATCCGCAAATGGAAAGCCATCTTGGACGAAGCGCTTATTGCTTGATGACAACTTGCTGTGTTCAAAAATCCG GGAGGAGGCTGATGAACTATGTCGCACGCTGGAGGAAAATGAGGAGAAGACAAGGACTGCCTCAGAGATGGCAGATGTGCTCTACCATGCCATGGTTTTGCTGGCAAAGAGGGGAGTTAAAGTTGAGGATGTCCTGCAAATCTTGAGAGTGAGGTTTTCCCAATCAGgcattgaggaaaagaaaaatcgcAAAGCATAG
- the LOC113783321 gene encoding protein-tyrosine-phosphatase MKP1 — protein MVGKEDAPSGGEGGGGCEGGLQRPYPVVGGRKLFWRSASWSSSRTTLPPLNPYSEKDGLDPPENANGNGQGRRVSGPLTPRSQNSFKNRSCLPPLQPLSIARRSLDDWPKAGSDDIGEWPLPSTPSGRDVNNGGERLKLDLSNIQRNSDRNGGLVKREKIAFFDKECSKVADHVYLGGDAVARDRDILKQHGITHILNCVGFVCPEYFKADFVYRTLWLQDSPTEDITSILYDVFDYFEDVREQGGRVFVHCCQGVSRSTSLVIAYLMWREGQSFDDAFQYVKAARGIADPNMGFACQLLQCQKRVHAFPLSPSSLVRMYRIAPHSPYDPLHLVPKMLNDPSPSALDSRGAFIVHIPSAMYVWIGKKCEMIMERDARGAVCQIVRYEKVQGPVVMIKEGEEPSFFWDAFSSLLPLMDKSSSNVDVVEASIKICPGNRIIDSYSVDFEIFQKAIMGGFVPPFASSETEQETHLPARESSWSVLRRKFISGNMKEFVSGVSIVYPDSLFIVEEQCRAQQSHSSASSLLSLMPSLSSSSSSSASSSSLSSLSSSSSSSSSSPPYLSPDSSSDASINSTIQSDSPDMSPSAASGPGLTSSLLSNLCNMTLLSSKISPQSISKSSKFIDVNFSSESCLRSASTPSKKFPLSIAERRGSLSKSLKLQMLTDDSQGREMPTNSLTNEQDTVTTKHDACSLSKSLETQDSLDSEEQDVMHDELKLQSPLGTVGSCHADAAFRKNSDLHIVNHHLGKEESAISNGTLENGMASSGFIKPIVYRWPSLEKVVTFGSDDFDSQSAFVVITSSSCPTFGKTGAGILYFWVGRLFNCNSWNTKLESNQKFGGLVEFDWKQASSDVISRLGLPNDIKIEIIKEKNEPAEFLSLLKFLSFLRA, from the exons ATGGTGGGGAAGGAGGATGCCCCATCGGGTGGTGAAGGAGGTGGTGGTTGTGAGGGTGGTTTGCAGCGGCCGTACCCAGTTGTGGGTGGCCGGAAATTGTTTTGGAGGTCCGCATCATGGTCCTCTTCGCGGACTACGTTGCCACCTCTTAACCCGTATAGTGAAAAGGATGGATTAGATCCACCTGAGAATGCTAACGGTAATGGGCAGGGTCGCAGAGTTTCTGGTCCTTTAACTCCGAGATCCCAGAATAGTTTTAAGAATAGGTCGTGTCTCCCCCCACTGCAGCCATTATCAATTGCTCGTCGGAGCTTAGATGACTGGCCAAAAGCTGGTTCTGATGATATTGGTGAGTGGCCGCTCCCTAGCACTCCTAGTGGTAGGGATGTGAATAACGGTGGAGAGAGGTTGAAGCTTGATTTATCTAATATACAGAGGAACTCAGATAGGAATGGTGGACTCgttaaaagagaaaagataGCTTTCTTTGATAAGGAGTGTTCAAAGGTGGCTGACCATGTTTATCTCGGTGGGGATGCAGTTGCCAGGGATAGGGATATATTAAAGCAACACGGGATAACTCATATTCTTAATTGTGTGGGGTTTGTCTGTCCTGAGTATTTTAAGGCAGATTTTGTGTACCGGACTCTGTGGTTGCAAGACAGCCCAACTGAGGACATAACCAGcatactttatgatgtttttgACTACTTTGAAGATGTTAGGGAACAGGGTGGGAGGGTTTTTGTTCACTGTTGTCAAGGAGTCTCACGGTCAACATCATTGGTGATTGCTTATCTTATGTGGAGAGAGGGGCAAAGTTTTGATGATGCGTTTCAGTATGTGAAGGCTGCAAGAGGTATTGCTGATCCAAATATGGGTTTTGCTTGCCAGTTATTGCAGTGCCAAAAAAGAGTCCATGCTTTTCCTTTGAGCCCAAGTTCGTTAGTAAGGATGTATAGAATTGCTCCGCACTCACCCTATGATCCCTTGCATCTTGTTCCAAAGATGTTAAATGATCCTTCTCCATCCGCTTTGGATTCTAGAGGCGCATTCATTGTCCATATTCCTTCTGCGATGTATGTTTGGATTGGTAAGAAATGTGAAATGATAATGGAAAGAGATGCTAGAGGTGCTGTTTGCCAGATTGTTAGGTATGAGAAAGTGCAGGGCCCTGTAGTAATGATTAAGGAAGGTGAAGAACCTTCTTTCTTCTGGGATGCTTTTTCGAGCCTTCTGCCATTGATGGACAAATCAAGTAGCAATGTGGATGTAGTAGAGGCATCAATCAAGATTTGCCCTGGGAATAGAATAATTGATTCTTATAGTGTTGACTTTGAAATTTTTCAGAAAGCAATCATGGGTGGTTTTGTGCCACCATTTGCGTCTTCAGAAACTGAACAGGAAACTCATCTTCCAGCAAGAGAAAGTTCTTGGAGTGTACTGAGGCGTAAGTTTATCTCTGGCAATATGAAGGAATTTGTCTCAGGTGTTTCCATAGTTTATCCTGATTCCTTGTTCATTGTTGAAGAGCAATGCAGAGCTCAGCAGTCCCATTCTTCGGCAAGCTCCTTGTTATCATTGATGCCATCTTTGTCATCGTCATCATCATCGTCTGCATCTTCATCATCCCTGTCATCATTGTCCTCCTCGTcgtcatcatcttcttcttcaccTCCCTATCTCTCTCCAGACTCCTCATCTGATGCAAGCATTAATTCGACAATTCAGTCAGATTCTCCGGACATGTCTCCTTCAGCTGCATCAGGTCCTGGTCTAACATCTTCACTGCTTTCTAATCTTTGTAATATGACACTTCTGTCGTCCAAAATATCTCCTCAGTCCATATCTAAAAGTTCAAAGTTCATTGATGTTAATTTTAGTTCCGAATCTTGTTTAAGATCTGCGTCGACACCATCCAAAAAATTTCCTCTTTCCATAGCTGAGCGCAGAGGCAGCTTGTCGAAAAGTCTTAAGCTGCAAATGTTGACTGATGATTCTCAAGGAAGAGAGATGCCTACAAATAGTCTTACCAATGAACAAGACACTGTAACAACAAAGCATGATGCTTGTTCTTTAAGTAAGTCCCTGGAGACACAGGATTCTTTAGATTCTGAGGAACAGGATGTCATGCATGATGAGTTGAAGCTTCAATCGCCTTTAGGTACTGTTGGTTCATGCCATGCAGATGCTGCCTTCAGAAAAAATTCTGACCTGCATATTGTAAATCATCATCTTGGGAAAGAGGAGTCAGCTATCTCAAATGGAACTCTAGAGAATGGTATGGCATCTTCTGGCTTTATTAAACCAATAGTGTACCGTTGGCCCAGTTTGGAGAAGGTTGTGACTTTTGGTTCTGATGACTTTGATTCCCAATCTGCATTTGTGGTCATCACTTCAAGTTCATGTCCTACTTTTGGCAAAACTGGGGCGGGGATTCTGTATTTCTGGGTTGGACGACTTTTCAACTGTAATTCATGGAATACTAAATTAGAGAGCAATCAAAAGTTTGGCGGTCTAGTGGAGTTTGACTGGAAGCAAGCCAGTTCAGATGTCATTTCTCGATTGGGTCTGCCGAATGATATTAAGATTGAG ATTatcaaggaaaaaaatgaacCTGCAGAGTTCCTGTCCTTGTTGAAGTTCCTGTCCTTCTTAAGAGCCTGA